From a region of the Bradyrhizobium diazoefficiens genome:
- the lnt gene encoding apolipoprotein N-acyltransferase, whose protein sequence is MSPFQRFRQIALAIILAWGWKRAAIAMAAGALSVLALAPFNFFPVLFITFPVLVWLIDGAGAGRYGGVPAAALTGYWFGLGYFVPGLYWIGYAFFVDADVFAWLTPFAVLGLPAYLSIFTAIGFALARLLWTKNATRVLALAASLTVSEWLRGHVLTGFPWNAFGYALSEPLPLAQTASLIGLWGMTFLTVAIFASPASLIDRTPDRRLPWRAPAAAIALLIVMSIFGAIRLSLHPTAMVAGAKLRLMQPNLQQDAKFNYSAKAEVMKKYLALSDRASGPQSTGVRDVTILIWPESAFPFFLTREADAMAQIAELLPKGTVLITGSVRAPDLPRGTPIKRAYNSIYVIDHDGSVLAVYDKLHLVPFGEFLPYQGLMEKLGFEQLTRVRGGFIPGTVRHVLPVPGAPPALPLICYEAIFPGEVARRNERPGWIVNLTNDGWFGISTGPYQHLEQARMRAIELGLPLVRSANTGVSAVIDPVGRTVASLGLGIEGVLDANLPAAIPPTVYERVGDAPAAMLVALAVLLAVRRRGTKRRS, encoded by the coding sequence GTGAGCCCGTTTCAGCGATTTCGGCAGATTGCGCTTGCCATTATCCTCGCCTGGGGATGGAAGCGCGCCGCCATTGCCATGGCGGCTGGAGCGCTGTCGGTGCTGGCGCTGGCGCCATTCAATTTCTTCCCGGTGCTGTTCATCACCTTTCCGGTGCTGGTCTGGCTGATCGACGGCGCCGGCGCGGGGCGATACGGCGGCGTTCCCGCTGCAGCACTGACCGGCTACTGGTTCGGGCTCGGCTATTTTGTGCCCGGCCTCTACTGGATAGGTTACGCCTTCTTCGTGGACGCCGACGTGTTCGCCTGGCTGACGCCGTTCGCCGTGCTGGGCCTGCCGGCCTATCTGTCCATCTTCACGGCCATCGGCTTTGCGCTGGCACGCCTGCTCTGGACCAAGAACGCCACGCGCGTGCTTGCGCTCGCAGCAAGCCTTACCGTCAGCGAATGGCTGCGCGGCCACGTGTTGACCGGCTTTCCCTGGAACGCGTTCGGTTATGCGCTGTCCGAGCCGCTGCCGCTGGCGCAGACGGCGTCGCTGATCGGCCTGTGGGGAATGACGTTCCTGACGGTTGCGATCTTCGCGAGCCCTGCGTCGCTGATCGACCGCACGCCCGATCGCCGCCTGCCGTGGCGCGCGCCGGCGGCGGCAATTGCGCTCTTGATTGTCATGAGCATCTTCGGCGCGATCCGCCTGTCGTTGCATCCGACCGCGATGGTCGCCGGCGCCAAGCTACGCCTGATGCAGCCGAACCTCCAGCAGGACGCGAAATTCAACTACTCCGCTAAGGCGGAGGTGATGAAAAAATATCTGGCGCTGTCGGACCGCGCCTCGGGCCCGCAATCGACCGGCGTGCGCGATGTCACCATCCTGATCTGGCCGGAATCCGCCTTTCCGTTCTTCCTGACCCGCGAAGCCGACGCGATGGCGCAGATCGCCGAGCTCCTGCCGAAGGGCACCGTGCTGATCACGGGTTCGGTCCGCGCGCCCGACCTGCCGCGGGGCACGCCGATCAAGCGTGCCTACAATTCGATCTACGTGATCGATCACGACGGCAGCGTGCTTGCCGTGTACGACAAGTTGCATCTGGTGCCGTTCGGCGAATTTCTCCCCTACCAGGGGCTGATGGAGAAGCTCGGTTTCGAGCAACTGACGCGCGTGCGCGGCGGCTTCATTCCCGGCACGGTGCGGCATGTGCTGCCGGTCCCCGGTGCACCGCCCGCGCTGCCGCTGATCTGTTACGAAGCAATCTTTCCCGGCGAAGTAGCCAGACGCAACGAACGTCCGGGCTGGATCGTGAACCTCACCAATGACGGTTGGTTCGGCATCTCGACCGGCCCCTATCAGCATCTGGAGCAGGCCCGGATGCGCGCGATCGAACTCGGATTGCCGCTGGTTCGCTCCGCCAATACCGGCGTCTCCGCAGTGATCGATCCGGTGGGCCGCACCGTCGCCAGTCTCGGTCTCGGCATCGAAGGCGTTTTGGATGCAAACCTGCCGGCCGCGATCCCGCCGACCGTCTATGAGCGGGTAGGCGATGCGCCCGCGGCCATGCTCGTCGCGCTGGCCGTTCTCCTGGCGGTTCGCCGACGTGGCACCAAGCGTCGGTCCTGA
- a CDS encoding hemolysin family protein, protein MPDSDPIHDNPRNTANLPAVVTRGEVTRPTADGWLLRAIRTLFGWKAGSVRDDLQVVLNATTPDDTGFSAVERTMLRNILGLHERRIADVMVHRADVIAVRRDIPLGELMDRFESAGHSRLVVYNETLDDPVGIVHIRDLLAFMTARARVSEATKTKRKKPLPAGLDLRAVDLALPLEDARIIRKLLYVPPSMRAIDLLAQMQATRIHLALVVDEYGGSDGLVSLEDIVEQIVGEIDDEHDSDEPPSIVRLPDNAFIADARASLDGVRSVIGEDFVTGEAGEEVETLGGYLVSFVGRLPVRGEVISGPGTYEIEVLDADPRRVKRLRISTRKERPAPRSQRERSRREATSENSPPPAGDTPSPPPSDGTGPQ, encoded by the coding sequence ATGCCGGATTCCGACCCGATCCACGACAACCCGCGCAACACGGCCAATTTGCCGGCCGTGGTGACCCGGGGCGAGGTGACGCGTCCGACCGCCGATGGCTGGCTCTTGCGCGCCATCCGCACGCTGTTCGGCTGGAAGGCGGGATCGGTGCGCGACGATCTCCAGGTCGTGCTCAATGCGACGACGCCCGATGACACCGGCTTCTCGGCGGTCGAGCGCACCATGCTGCGCAACATCCTCGGCCTGCACGAGCGCCGCATCGCCGACGTCATGGTGCATCGCGCCGACGTCATCGCAGTGAGGCGCGATATCCCGCTCGGCGAGTTGATGGACCGCTTCGAGAGCGCCGGCCATTCGCGCCTGGTGGTCTACAACGAGACGCTGGACGATCCCGTCGGCATCGTCCACATCCGCGACCTGCTCGCCTTCATGACCGCGCGTGCGCGCGTGTCGGAAGCCACCAAGACCAAGCGCAAGAAGCCGCTGCCGGCCGGGCTCGACCTGCGCGCCGTCGATCTCGCGCTGCCGCTCGAGGATGCGCGCATCATCCGCAAGCTGCTCTACGTGCCGCCATCGATGCGTGCGATCGACCTGCTTGCGCAGATGCAAGCTACGCGCATCCATCTGGCGCTGGTGGTCGACGAATATGGCGGCAGCGACGGGCTGGTTTCGCTTGAGGATATCGTCGAGCAGATCGTCGGCGAGATCGACGACGAGCACGACAGCGACGAGCCGCCCTCAATCGTGCGCCTGCCTGACAATGCCTTCATCGCCGACGCCCGCGCCAGCCTCGACGGCGTCCGCTCAGTGATCGGCGAGGATTTCGTCACCGGCGAAGCCGGCGAGGAGGTGGAGACGCTGGGCGGCTATCTCGTCAGCTTCGTCGGGCGCCTGCCGGTGCGCGGCGAGGTGATCTCGGGTCCCGGCACTTACGAGATTGAGGTGCTCGATGCCGATCCGCGCCGGGTCAAGCGGCTGCGGATATCGACGCGCAAGGAGCGGCCGGCGCCGCGCTCCCAGCGCGAGAGAAGCCGCCGCGAGGCGACATCGGAAAACAGCCCGCCGCCGGCCGGCGACACGCCTAGCCCGCCGCCAAGCGACGGGACCGGCCCACAGTGA
- the ybeY gene encoding rRNA maturation RNase YbeY: MSQSNLPMTEVLVVADCWQREPDSEAVIQRAIAAAAESVDEDVADAEVAVMLTDDAGIRTLNSSWRGIDKPTNVLSFPALQPEAEWKPGDAPRMLGDIAIAYETMRREADEEQRPFDHHLSHLAVHGFLHLIGYDHENDGDAEEMEALETQILAHLGIPDPYADRAGTH, from the coding sequence ATGTCCCAATCCAACCTTCCCATGACCGAGGTCCTCGTCGTTGCCGATTGCTGGCAGCGCGAGCCCGATTCCGAAGCCGTGATCCAGCGCGCAATTGCGGCCGCCGCCGAGAGTGTCGACGAAGACGTCGCCGACGCGGAAGTGGCTGTGATGCTGACCGATGATGCCGGCATCCGCACCCTCAACAGCAGCTGGCGCGGCATCGACAAGCCGACCAATGTGCTGTCGTTTCCCGCACTCCAGCCGGAGGCTGAGTGGAAGCCGGGCGATGCGCCGCGCATGCTCGGCGATATCGCGATCGCCTACGAGACCATGCGGCGCGAGGCGGACGAGGAACAAAGGCCGTTCGACCACCATTTGAGCCATCTCGCCGTGCACGGCTTCCTGCACCTGATCGGCTACGACCACGAGAACGACGGCGACGCCGAGGAGATGGAAGCGCTGGAGACGCAGATCCTGGCTCACCTCGGAATTCCCGATCCCTATGCAGACCGTGCAGGGACGCACTGA
- a CDS encoding PhoH family protein, whose translation MQVPPETQVVIDFDDNRAASALVGPYGQHLAQIERRLGVVVDSKGNHITIGGTRDGCDAARRVLEMLYAQAVKGQDLDQGEVEGAIRAVIAQGSLFEFDAKSAKSTFDSINLRKRPVRARTAAQDSYIRALKRHELVFGIGPAGTGKTWLAVAHAAQLFERKEVDKIILSRPAVEAGERLGFLPGDLREKVDPYLRPIYDALYDLMDARIVERALQTGEIEIAPLAFMRGRTLTNAAIILDEAQNTTSMQMKMFLTRLGENSRMIVTGDPSQIDLPNGQTSGLAEATRLLGGVEGIAQVHFKAEDVIRHELVARIVAAYEGSPQRPAAAGQS comes from the coding sequence ATGCAAGTTCCGCCCGAGACCCAGGTCGTCATCGACTTCGACGACAACCGCGCCGCTTCCGCGCTGGTCGGCCCCTACGGCCAGCATCTCGCCCAGATCGAGCGGCGGCTCGGCGTCGTGGTCGATTCCAAGGGCAACCACATCACGATCGGCGGCACGCGCGACGGCTGCGACGCGGCACGCCGCGTGCTGGAGATGCTCTACGCGCAAGCCGTGAAAGGACAGGATCTCGACCAGGGCGAGGTCGAAGGCGCGATCCGGGCCGTGATCGCCCAAGGCTCGCTGTTCGAGTTCGACGCCAAATCGGCCAAATCCACCTTCGACAGCATCAATTTGCGCAAGCGCCCGGTGCGCGCGCGCACCGCCGCGCAGGACTCCTACATCCGTGCGCTGAAGCGCCACGAGCTGGTGTTCGGCATCGGCCCCGCCGGCACCGGCAAGACCTGGCTCGCGGTCGCGCATGCCGCGCAGCTGTTCGAGCGCAAGGAGGTCGACAAGATCATCCTGTCGCGCCCCGCAGTGGAAGCCGGCGAGCGCCTCGGCTTCTTGCCCGGCGATCTCCGCGAGAAGGTCGATCCTTATCTTCGCCCGATCTACGACGCGCTCTACGACCTCATGGATGCGCGCATCGTCGAGCGCGCGCTGCAGACCGGCGAGATCGAGATCGCGCCGCTCGCCTTCATGCGCGGCCGCACCCTCACCAATGCCGCCATCATCCTGGACGAGGCACAGAACACCACCTCCATGCAGATGAAGATGTTCCTGACTCGTCTCGGCGAGAACAGCCGTATGATCGTGACCGGCGATCCCTCGCAGATCGACCTGCCGAACGGCCAGACTTCAGGCCTCGCCGAGGCGACTCGCCTGCTGGGCGGCGTCGAGGGCATTGCGCAGGTTCATTTCAAGGCCGAGGACGTGATCCGCCACGAGCTCGTGGCGCGGATCGTCGCCGCCTACGAAGGTTCGCCGCAGCGGCCGGCCGCCGCCGGTCAATCCTGA
- the miaB gene encoding tRNA (N6-isopentenyl adenosine(37)-C2)-methylthiotransferase MiaB gives MTPRKLHIKSYGCQMNVYDAQRMVDTLAPEGFVETASAEEADLVILNTCHIREKASEKVYSELGRLRLAKDEAARDGRTMQIAVAGCVAQAEGEEIVRRAPVVDVVVGPQSYHHLPELLKRAGDEGRAIETEFPAQDKFGFLAQPKSDAIRARGISAFVTVQEGCDKFCTFCVVPYTRGSEVSRPVAKIVDDVKRLADNGVRELTLIGQNVNAYHGEGPDGKAWPLGRLLEHLATIPGIARLRYSTSHPRDVDSSLIAAHRDLGALMPFVHLPVQSGSDRILAAMNRKHTADDYRRVIDRFRTARQDIAFSSDFIVGFPGEREQDFLATLALVTQIGYAAAYSFKYSARPGTPAADMQETVSPAEMDQRLERLQELIDSQQSAFNKAAIGSTVDVLFERPARKDGQIVGRTAFLQPAHVMASPDIIGQVLPVRIDSLERYSFLGELVTPRGAREPALSQATGA, from the coding sequence ATGACGCCGCGCAAGCTGCACATCAAATCATATGGCTGCCAAATGAATGTCTACGATGCCCAGCGCATGGTGGACACGCTGGCTCCGGAAGGATTCGTAGAGACGGCCAGTGCCGAGGAGGCCGACCTCGTCATCCTCAACACCTGTCACATCCGCGAGAAGGCCTCGGAAAAAGTCTATTCCGAGCTCGGCCGCCTGCGCCTCGCCAAGGACGAGGCCGCGCGCGATGGGCGCACCATGCAGATCGCAGTGGCGGGCTGCGTAGCGCAGGCCGAGGGCGAGGAGATCGTGCGCCGCGCGCCCGTCGTCGATGTCGTGGTCGGCCCGCAGAGCTATCATCATTTGCCGGAGCTGTTGAAGCGCGCCGGCGACGAAGGCCGCGCGATCGAGACGGAGTTTCCCGCTCAGGACAAGTTCGGCTTCCTCGCCCAGCCCAAATCCGATGCGATCCGCGCGCGCGGCATTTCCGCTTTCGTCACGGTGCAGGAAGGTTGCGACAAGTTCTGCACCTTCTGCGTCGTGCCCTATACGCGCGGTTCGGAAGTCTCGCGCCCCGTGGCGAAGATCGTCGACGACGTGAAGCGGCTTGCCGACAACGGCGTGCGCGAGCTCACGCTGATCGGGCAGAACGTCAACGCCTATCATGGCGAGGGACCGGACGGGAAAGCCTGGCCGCTCGGCAGACTGCTCGAACATCTGGCGACAATTCCCGGCATCGCGCGGCTGCGCTATTCAACCAGCCATCCGCGCGACGTCGACAGCAGCCTGATTGCGGCCCATCGCGATCTCGGTGCCCTGATGCCGTTCGTGCACCTGCCGGTGCAATCGGGCTCGGACCGCATTCTGGCCGCCATGAACCGCAAACATACCGCCGATGATTACCGTCGTGTCATCGACCGTTTCCGCACCGCCCGCCAAGACATTGCTTTTTCATCGGATTTTATCGTCGGCTTCCCCGGCGAGCGCGAGCAAGATTTTCTCGCCACCCTCGCGCTTGTCACGCAAATCGGCTACGCTGCGGCCTATTCGTTCAAATACTCCGCCCGGCCGGGAACGCCGGCCGCGGACATGCAGGAGACGGTGTCCCCCGCCGAGATGGACCAGCGATTGGAGCGGCTCCAGGAACTGATCGACAGCCAGCAATCGGCCTTCAACAAGGCCGCGATTGGCTCAACTGTCGACGTGCTGTTCGAGCGTCCGGCCCGCAAGGACGGCCAGATCGTCGGCCGCACCGCATTCCTCCAGCCCGCCCACGTGATGGCCTCGCCCGACATCATCGGACAAGTCCTGCCGGTGCGGATCGACAGCCTCGAACGCTACAGCTTCCTCGGCGAGCTCGTGACGCCGCGTGGCGCGCGCGAGCCCGCTTTATCGCAAGCCACTGGAGCCTGA
- a CDS encoding HAD family hydrolase produces MRVDLIIFDCDGVLVDSEVISCRAHADVLTRHGYPITPEQVFERFLGRSTRQANLEIETELGRKLPEGYHGDLQDELFRSFEADLEAIRGIHDVLGVVTQRVCVASSGSHQRMRVSLGSTGLYERLTPNIFSTSQVKNGKPAPDLFLFAANEMGVPPDRCVVIEDSLAGIAGARAAGMTVFGFCGGSHCRDGYAETLRQAGADLIFADMHQLPELVRRVGADALAG; encoded by the coding sequence GTGCGCGTCGATCTCATCATCTTCGATTGCGACGGCGTGCTCGTGGACAGCGAAGTCATCTCCTGTCGCGCGCATGCGGATGTGCTGACACGACACGGTTATCCGATCACCCCGGAGCAGGTGTTCGAGCGCTTCCTCGGCCGCTCGACGCGGCAGGCCAATCTCGAGATCGAGACCGAGCTCGGCCGCAAGCTGCCCGAGGGCTATCACGGCGATCTTCAGGACGAGCTCTTCCGTTCGTTCGAGGCCGACCTCGAAGCGATCCGCGGCATCCATGATGTGCTCGGTGTTGTCACGCAACGTGTCTGCGTCGCCTCGAGCGGTTCGCATCAGCGCATGCGCGTGAGCCTGGGGAGCACGGGCCTCTACGAGCGCCTCACGCCGAACATCTTCTCCACCTCGCAGGTGAAGAACGGCAAGCCGGCGCCGGACCTGTTCCTGTTCGCGGCGAACGAGATGGGCGTACCGCCCGACCGCTGCGTCGTGATCGAGGATAGCCTGGCCGGCATTGCCGGCGCGCGGGCCGCCGGAATGACCGTGTTCGGCTTTTGCGGCGGCAGCCATTGCCGCGATGGCTATGCCGAGACCCTGCGCCAAGCCGGCGCCGACCTGATCTTCGCCGACATGCATCAACTGCCGGAGCTGGTCCGGCGGGTCGGCGCGGACGCCTTGGCGGGCTGA
- a CDS encoding Fur family transcriptional regulator, translating to MTALKPSSASKASGIEARCAATGMRMTEQRRVIARVLAEAIDHPDVEELYRRCVAVDDKISISTVYRTVKLFEDAGIIERHDFREGRARYEQMRDSHHDHLINLRDGKVIEFTSEEIEKLQAEIARKLGYRLVDHRLELYCVPLDDDKPTS from the coding sequence ATGACCGCACTGAAACCATCTTCCGCATCCAAGGCGTCCGGCATCGAGGCGCGCTGTGCCGCCACCGGCATGCGCATGACCGAGCAGCGCCGCGTCATCGCCCGCGTGCTCGCGGAAGCGATCGACCACCCCGATGTCGAGGAACTGTACCGGCGCTGCGTCGCCGTCGACGACAAGATCTCAATCTCGACGGTATATCGTACCGTCAAGCTGTTCGAGGACGCCGGCATCATTGAGCGTCATGATTTCCGCGAGGGCCGCGCGCGCTACGAGCAGATGCGCGACAGCCATCACGACCATCTCATCAATCTGCGCGACGGCAAGGTGATCGAGTTCACCTCCGAGGAGATCGAGAAGCTTCAGGCGGAAATCGCCCGCAAGCTCGGCTACCGGCTGGTCGACCACCGACTCGAGCTCTATTGCGTCCCGCTCGACGACGACAAGCCGACGTCTTAG
- the rimI gene encoding ribosomal protein S18-alanine N-acetyltransferase: MMRWLSEWWRGGTVAVEPASMRDVAQLAELHGASFAHGWGEDEFESMLSERNTLVHRLRLGRRTVGFAVSRIGADEAEILSIAVDQACRGRGLSRTLLMSHLGHLAGRGVRTIFLEVEENNQPARRLYERAGFAVVGRRERYYKQPNGEQLNALLMRRNLS; encoded by the coding sequence ATGATGAGATGGCTGTCGGAATGGTGGCGTGGTGGCACCGTCGCCGTCGAGCCTGCATCCATGCGCGACGTCGCGCAGTTGGCGGAGCTTCACGGCGCCTCCTTCGCGCACGGCTGGGGCGAAGACGAATTCGAAAGCATGCTCAGCGAGCGCAACACGCTCGTGCATCGCTTGCGCCTCGGCCGCAGGACCGTCGGATTCGCGGTGTCGCGGATCGGAGCGGACGAGGCGGAAATCCTCTCGATCGCGGTGGACCAAGCCTGTCGCGGCCGCGGCCTCTCCCGCACGCTGCTGATGAGCCATCTCGGCCACCTCGCAGGGCGCGGCGTGCGCACAATATTTCTCGAAGTCGAGGAAAACAACCAGCCGGCGCGGCGGCTCTACGAGAGAGCCGGCTTCGCGGTGGTCGGGCGCCGCGAACGCTACTATAAGCAGCCGAACGGGGAACAATTGAACGCCCTTCTGATGCGGCGTAACTTGTCGTAA
- the tsaB gene encoding tRNA (adenosine(37)-N6)-threonylcarbamoyltransferase complex dimerization subunit type 1 TsaB yields MLILAIDTALDACSAAVLDTETAELRALESLPMKRGHAEALMPLIARVMQSAELGFSALDRIAVTVGPGSFTGLRVGISAARGLALASGKPAVGLTTLSAYAATIVGQSKSAPVISAIDARHEHVYFQIVAGDGSRLVRPCVAPIDEAIAASQFGAPHLVGNAANILAERWPKDIPQPVAVDAQPAPDIGWVAWLGAAADPETNPARPFYLKAPDAKPAAQPPFAAQAATS; encoded by the coding sequence ATGTTGATCCTCGCCATCGATACTGCGCTCGACGCCTGCTCCGCGGCAGTGCTCGACACCGAAACGGCCGAGCTGCGCGCGCTGGAATCACTGCCGATGAAGCGCGGGCACGCAGAGGCGCTGATGCCGCTGATTGCGAGGGTGATGCAGTCGGCAGAGCTCGGCTTCAGCGCGCTCGACCGCATTGCGGTTACCGTCGGCCCCGGAAGCTTCACCGGCCTGCGCGTCGGCATTTCGGCGGCGCGCGGGCTCGCGCTTGCTTCCGGCAAGCCCGCGGTGGGACTGACGACGCTGTCGGCCTATGCCGCCACCATCGTCGGCCAGAGCAAATCGGCGCCCGTGATCTCCGCGATCGATGCGCGGCACGAGCACGTCTATTTCCAGATCGTCGCCGGCGACGGCAGCCGGCTGGTTCGGCCGTGCGTCGCGCCCATCGACGAGGCGATCGCGGCCTCGCAATTCGGCGCGCCGCATCTGGTCGGCAATGCCGCAAATATCCTCGCCGAGCGCTGGCCGAAGGATATTCCGCAGCCGGTTGCGGTCGACGCGCAGCCCGCGCCCGACATCGGCTGGGTCGCCTGGCTCGGCGCTGCCGCCGATCCCGAGACAAATCCGGCGCGGCCGTTCTACCTGAAGGCGCCCGACGCCAAGCCGGCGGCGCAGCCGCCGTTTGCAGCACAAGCCGCAACCTCATGA
- a CDS encoding NifU family protein, producing the protein MFIQTEATPNPATLKFIPGRVVVDGSPMEFASREAATRSPLAEKLFEVPGVTGVFYGSDFITVTKAGGEWQQLKPAILGAIMEHYMSGAPLLAGGAAADEADLDDEDEFFDEADAETVDMIKDLIETRVRPAVANDGGDITFRGFKDGIVYLNMKGACSGCPSSTATLQHGIQNLLKHFVPDVVEVRPM; encoded by the coding sequence ATGTTCATTCAAACTGAAGCCACCCCCAATCCTGCAACGCTGAAGTTCATCCCGGGCCGCGTCGTGGTCGACGGCAGCCCGATGGAGTTTGCGAGCCGCGAAGCCGCTACGCGCTCGCCGCTCGCCGAAAAGCTGTTCGAGGTGCCCGGCGTCACCGGCGTGTTCTACGGATCGGACTTCATCACCGTGACCAAGGCGGGCGGTGAATGGCAGCAGCTCAAGCCCGCGATCCTCGGTGCGATCATGGAGCACTACATGTCCGGCGCGCCGCTGCTCGCCGGCGGCGCGGCTGCCGATGAGGCCGATCTCGACGACGAGGACGAGTTCTTCGATGAGGCCGATGCCGAAACGGTCGACATGATCAAGGATCTGATCGAGACTCGCGTCCGGCCGGCGGTCGCCAATGACGGCGGCGACATCACCTTCCGCGGCTTCAAGGACGGCATCGTCTATCTCAACATGAAGGGCGCCTGCTCCGGCTGCCCGTCATCGACCGCGACGCTCCAGCACGGCATCCAGAACCTGCTCAAGCACTTCGTGCCTGATGTGGTCGAAGTCCGGCCGATGTGA
- a CDS encoding universal stress protein: protein MTSKRLCFEPGHRPKCLVVVDDSGEWDRAVYYASRWAIRSGGGVVMLRIIEADQQSQEWLGVADIMRAEAREAAEAALDRAAGRANGIAAITPERVIREGAPMEQLLAVIDEDPDIAMLVLAANPGAEGPGPLVSLLTQAAGTFPVPVTIISGALSDQSVDSLS, encoded by the coding sequence ATGACCAGCAAGCGACTTTGCTTCGAGCCGGGTCACAGGCCCAAATGCCTCGTCGTCGTCGACGACAGCGGCGAATGGGATCGCGCGGTCTACTATGCCAGCCGCTGGGCGATTCGCTCCGGCGGCGGCGTGGTGATGCTGCGTATCATCGAGGCCGATCAGCAGAGCCAGGAATGGCTGGGGGTCGCCGATATCATGCGCGCCGAGGCGCGGGAAGCAGCGGAAGCCGCGCTCGACCGCGCCGCGGGCCGCGCCAACGGCATCGCCGCGATCACCCCGGAGCGGGTGATCCGCGAGGGCGCGCCGATGGAACAACTGCTCGCCGTGATCGACGAGGACCCCGACATCGCCATGCTGGTGCTCGCCGCCAATCCCGGCGCGGAAGGGCCGGGGCCTTTGGTCTCGCTGCTGACGCAGGCGGCCGGAACGTTCCCCGTGCCGGTGACCATCATCTCGGGCGCCCTGAGCGACCAGAGCGTGGATTCGCTGTCGTAG
- the trpS gene encoding tryptophan--tRNA ligase — MPFVERVFSGVQPTGNLHLGNYLGAIVNFVKMQQTHNCIYCVVDMHAITHGVDVWGGPAELTRNTREVTAAFIAAGIDPNKHIVFNQSQVSGHAELAWIFNCVARMGWLGRMTQFKEKAGKDRENASVGLFDYPVLMAADILLYRATHVPVGEDQKQHLELSRDIAQKFNNDFGDSIRAQGHNDGLFFPLPEPLITGPATRVMSLRDGTKKMSKSEASDNSRINLTDDADTIAQKIRKAKTDPEPLPSEEKGLETRPEADNLVGIFAALSGRSKAEVLRDFGGGQFSSFKNALADLCVTKLAPIAGEMKRLVADPGHIDAILNDGSDRARALADETMKLSKDIVGFIRRR; from the coding sequence ATGCCATTCGTTGAACGGGTCTTTTCGGGCGTCCAGCCGACGGGCAATCTGCATCTCGGCAATTACCTCGGCGCGATCGTCAACTTCGTGAAGATGCAGCAAACCCACAACTGCATCTATTGCGTCGTCGACATGCATGCGATCACGCATGGTGTCGACGTCTGGGGCGGCCCGGCCGAGCTCACCCGCAACACCCGCGAGGTCACCGCGGCGTTCATCGCTGCCGGCATCGATCCCAACAAGCACATCGTGTTCAACCAGAGCCAGGTCTCCGGCCATGCCGAGCTCGCCTGGATCTTCAACTGCGTCGCGCGCATGGGCTGGCTCGGCCGCATGACCCAGTTCAAGGAGAAGGCCGGCAAGGACCGCGAGAACGCCTCCGTCGGGCTGTTCGACTATCCCGTGCTGATGGCCGCCGATATCCTGCTCTACCGCGCCACCCACGTGCCGGTCGGCGAGGACCAGAAGCAGCATCTCGAGCTCTCGCGCGACATCGCGCAGAAGTTCAACAACGACTTTGGCGATTCCATTCGCGCCCAGGGACACAATGACGGCCTGTTCTTCCCGCTGCCGGAACCCTTGATCACAGGACCGGCGACACGCGTGATGAGCCTGCGCGACGGCACCAAGAAGATGTCGAAGTCGGAAGCGTCGGACAATTCGCGCATCAATTTGACCGACGATGCCGACACCATTGCGCAGAAAATCCGCAAGGCGAAGACCGATCCGGAGCCGCTGCCGTCCGAGGAGAAGGGCCTGGAAACCCGTCCCGAGGCCGACAATCTCGTCGGCATCTTCGCCGCACTCTCCGGCCGCTCAAAGGCGGAGGTGCTGCGTGATTTTGGCGGCGGCCAGTTCTCCAGCTTCAAGAACGCGCTGGCGGACCTGTGCGTCACCAAGCTGGCGCCGATCGCGGGCGAGATGAAGCGCCTCGTCGCCGACCCCGGCCATATCGACGCGATCCTGAACGACGGCTCCGACCGGGCCCGCGCGCTCGCCGACGAGACGATGAAGCTCTCCAAGGACATCGTCGGCTTCATCCGCAGGCGCTAG